From the genome of Triticum aestivum cultivar Chinese Spring chromosome 3B, IWGSC CS RefSeq v2.1, whole genome shotgun sequence, one region includes:
- the LOC123071660 gene encoding protein NRT1/ PTR FAMILY 8.2 — protein MEAVEVESKGSHGGDDRRKDRRTSWGCVLLLVNNCFQYTAYFGVSTNLVNYLKVQLHSGSKAAANSVTNWQGTGSITPLAAAFLADSFLGRYWTITVFLLISVAAYGVVTASASAALESAVFYAGLYLVALGGALQPVLSSFGADQFDAEADEEERGRQSSFFNWFYLSINVGSLVGGTVLVWVQSAHGWLLGYGIPALLSVVAVALFLAGTGAYRRHQPPGGSPLTRIAQVVVAAARKCDVVAPADAALLHELDGEDGMSAILGSRRLAHTDQFRVLDKAAVETAGDKARPASPWRLCTVTQVEELKCVLRLLPVWACGIIFAAAYTQMTTTFILQGDTLDPRVGSFSVPAAVLTVFDTLSVMLWVPLYDRAVVPLARRLTGHRRGFTQLARMGVGFVILTIAMLAAGTLEVARRRVVARHGTYSGEDGAEYVPMSIFWQVPQYVVMGAAEVFTFIGQMEFFYDQAPDAMRSVCSGLSGAAFALGNYASSALVAVVVGATTRGGRPGWIPDDINDGHLDYFFWLLAMLCIGNFGAYLLVARWYSYKKTAD, from the exons ATGGAAGCTGTAGAAGTAGAATCGAAAGGCTCTCACGGTGGCGATGATCGCCGGAAGGATCGCCGGACCTCGTGGGGCTGCGTTCTTCTCCTCG TGAACAACTGCTTCCAGTACACGGCCTACTTTGGCGTGTCGACCAACCTGGTGAACTACCTCAAGGTCCAGCTGCACTCCGGCAGCAAGGCCGCCGCCAACAGCGTCACCAACTGGCAGGGCACGGGCTCCAtcacgccgctcgccgccgccttcctcgccgACTCCTTCCTCGGCAGATACTGGACCATCACCGTCTTCCTCCTCATCTCCGTTGCCGCGTATGGGGTGGTGACGGCGAGCGCGTCGGCGGCGCTGGAGAGCGCGGTGTTCTACGCGGGGCTGTACCTGGTGGCGCTGGGCGGCGCGCTGCAGCCGGTCCTGTCGTCGTTCGGGGCCGACCAGTTCGACGCCGAGGCCGACGAGGAGGAGCGCGGGCGGCAGAGCTCCTTCTTCAACTGGTTCTACCTCTCCATCAACGTGGGCTCGCTGGTCGGCGGCACCGTGCTGGTGTGGGTGCAGTCCGCGCACGGTTGGCTGCTGGGCTACGGCATCCCGGCGCTGCTGAGCGTGGTCGCCGTCGCGCTGTTCCTGGCCGGCACCGGCGCGTACCGGCGCCACCAGCCCCCGGGCGGCAGCCCGCTCACCAGGATCGCGCAGGTGGTGGTCGCCGCCGCCAGGAAGTGCGACGTGGTGGCGCCCGCGGACGCCGCGCTGCTGCACGAGCTTGACGGCGAGGACGGCATGTCCGCGATACTGGGGAGCCGCCGCCTCGCGCACACCGACCAGTTCAG GGTCTTGGACAAGGCGGCGGTGGAGACGGCCGGCGACAAGGCGCGTCCGGCGAGCCCGTGGCGGCTGTGCACGGTGACACAGGTGGAGGAGCTCAAGTGCGTGCTCCGGCTGCTGCCGGTGTGGGCGTGCGGCATCATCTTCGCGGCGGCGTACACGCAGATGACCACCACCTTCATCCTCCAGGGTGACACGCTGGACCCGCGTGTCGGCAGCTTCAGCGTGCCCGCCGCCGTGCTCACCGTCTTCGACACGCTCAGCGTCATGCTCTGGGTGCCGCTCTACGACCGCGCCGTCGTCCCGCTCGCGCGCCGCCTTACGGGCCACCGCCGCGGGTTCACGCAGCTGGCGCGCATGGGCGTGGGCTTCGTCATCCTCACGATCGCCATGCTCGCCGCCGGCACGCTCGAGGTGGCGCGGCGCCGCGTCGTCGCGCGCCACGGCACGTACAGCGGCGAGGACGGCGCGGAGTACGTGCCGATGTCGATCTTCTGGCAGGTGCCGCAGTACGTGGTGATGGGGGCGGCGGAGGTGTTCACGTTCATCGGGCAGATGGAGTTCTTCTACGACCAGGCGCCGGACGCCATGCGGAGCGTCTGCTCGGGGCTCTCCGGCGCGGCGTTTGCGCTGGGCAACTATGCGAGCTCGGCGCTGGTGGCCGTCGTGGTGGGCGCCACCACCCGGGGCGGGCGGCCTGGGTGGATTCCCGACGACATCAATGACGGCCACCTGGACTACTTCTTCTGGCTGCTCGCCATGCTCTGCATCGGCAACTTCGGCGCGTACCTGCTCGTCGCACGGTGGTATAGCTACAAGAAGACCGCTGACTGA